A part of Cottoperca gobio chromosome 4, fCotGob3.1, whole genome shotgun sequence genomic DNA contains:
- the ddx59 gene encoding LOW QUALITY PROTEIN: putative ATP-dependent RNA helicase DDX59 (The sequence of the model RefSeq protein was modified relative to this genomic sequence to represent the inferred CDS: deleted 2 bases in 2 codons), giving the protein MFMPRSLKVKRPAQVSGQVVNKKSKVGQEERKDHAVQLTPVQNEEVYEDTKTQDEKIQESGDSAGLAESSVGEDEHKSASSGTEDEDEEEEEPVKSFKKSQRWPEPGEPVCVMCGRYGEYICDSTDNDVCSLECKAKHLVQMGMGTGADVFTRKDNNGGERTQPQQSAVDTGGLGEREAAYSYKDDLFISGLTQEQVQRIKQELGIETQGDEVRRPIIEFEHCGFPATLSGNLKKAGYEAPTPVQMQMVPVGLSGRDVIVSADTGSGKTVAFLLPVVVRALEKPAHGVSSPMALILTPTRELAIQIERQAKELVIGIPNMRTALLVGGMPLPQQLHRLKSSIKIIIATPGRLLEILKQKAVQLDKVKVVVVDEVDTMLKMGFQQQVLEVLEQVPEEHQTLLASATIPTGTEEMAARLVRDPVRIAIGEKNQPCANVRQILLWLEEPSKKKKLFEILNDSKLYQPPVLVFVDCKLGADLLCEAVAKVTGLNTVAIHSDKSQWQRNRILRGLLDGDFEVVVSTGVLGRGLDLVNVRLVVNFDMPNTMDEYVHQMGRAGRLGHRGTAITFLNNNNKRLFLEVVKRVKPTGSILPPQLLNSPHLHEQQRREKQKAKHGSDDTLVTKNNLIDIIRKHDRRKK; this is encoded by the exons ATGTTTATGCCAAGATCCCTTAAAGTAAAGAGACCTGCCCAGGTCTCTGGCCAAGTTGTGAATAAGAAAAGCAAGGTAGgtcaggaggagagaaaagatcAC GCAGTTCAGCTGACACCTGTTCAAAACGAGGAAGTATatgaagacacaaaaacacaggatGAAAAAATCCAAGAAAGTGGAGACTCTGCA GGTTTGGCAGAGAGCTCAGTGGGTGAAGATGAACATAAGTCTGCCTCAAGTGGTacagaggatgaggatgaggaagaggaggaaccTGTCAAATCATTCAAAAAGAGTCAGAGGTGGCCAGAGCCCGGAGAGCCCgtctgtgtgatgtgtggtCGCTATGGGGAGTACATTTGTGACAGCACTGACAATGATGTTTGCAGTCTTGAGTGCAAAGCCAAACATCTGGTCCAAATGGGGATGGGGACTGGGGCGGATGTGTTTACCCGTAAGGACAACAATGGAGGTGAAAGGACTCAACCTCAACAGTCAGCAGTTGACACTGGCGGACTGGGTGAACGTGAAGCTGCTTATTCCTACAAGGACGATCTGTTCATATCAGGCCTAACACAGGAGCAGGTGCAGCGGATTAAACAGGAGCTGGGCATTGAAACCCAGGGGGATGAAGTCAGGAGACCCATCATTGAGTTTGAACACTGTGGCTTCCCGGCCACGCTGAGTGGAAACCTGAAAAAGGCCGGCTATGAGGCGCCCACGCCGGTCCAGATGCAGATGGTGCCTGTGGGTCTCAGTGGCAGGGATGTGATCGTCAGCGCTGACACAGGCTCAGGGAAGACCGTAGCCTTCCTGCTGCCAGTGGTAGTGAGGGCACTGGAG aaaccAGCACACGGTGTGAGTAGCCCCATGGCTCTTATCCTGACCCCCACCAGGGAGTTGGCCATTCAGATAGAGAGACAGGCCAAGGAGCTGGTGATAGGCATCCCCAACATGAGAACCGCTCTGCTGGTGGGCGGCATGCCGCTTCCTCAACAACTCCACCGCCTCAAAAGCAGCATCAAA ATTATCATAGCCACCCCTGGGCGGCTCCTTGAGATCTTGAAGCAGAAGGCAGTACAGCTGGACAAAGTGAAGGTTGTGGTGGTTGACGAG GTCGACACCATGTTGAAGATGGGTTTCCAGCAGCAGGTGTTGGAGGTTTTGGAGCAAGTTCCAGAAGAACACCAAACTCTGCTGGCGTCGGCCACCATCCCGACAGGGACGGAGGAGATGGCTGCCCGATTGGTTCGCGACCCAGTCCGTATTGCTATCGGAGAGAAGAACCAGCCCTGTGCCAACGTGAGGCAGATCTTGCTATGGTTAGAGGAACCctccaagaagaagaagctgtttGAGATCCTCAAT GACAGTAAGCTGTACCAGCCTCCGGTGTTGGTGTTTGTAGACTGTAAACTGGGGGCTGATCTATTGTGCGAGGCGGTCGCCAAGGTGACAGGCCTCAATACTGTGGCAATCCACTCCGACAAGAGCCAGTGGCAACGCAACCGCATCCTCAGG GGTCTTCTGGATGGAGACTTTGAAGTGGTGGTCAGTACAGGTGTGCTCGGCAGAGGACTGGACCTAGTCAACGTCAGATTAGTGGTTAACTTTGACATGCCAAACACAATGGATGAGTATGTCCATCAG ATGGGCAGGGCAGGTCGGCTGGGACACAGAGGAACAGCCATCACCTTtctcaacaacaataacaaacggCTGTTCCTAGAGGTGGTGAAGCGGGTCAAACCCACAGGGTCCATCCTGCCCCCTCAGCTCCTTAATTCGCCCCACCTCCatgagcagcagaggagggaaaagCAAAAGGCCAAGCATGGGTCTGATGACACGCTGGTCACTAAGAACAACCTCATAGACATCATAAGGAAACATGACCGTCGCAAGAAATAG